One stretch of Macaca nemestrina isolate mMacNem1 chromosome 17, mMacNem.hap1, whole genome shotgun sequence DNA includes these proteins:
- the LOC105468579 gene encoding HEAT repeat-containing protein 6 isoform X7: MAAVQVAGSLPSEQPREAPREAIPERGNAFRRLSARLCALRPDDSSSARTEIHLLFDQLISENYSEGSGVAPEDVSALLVQACRLVPLNQNHLVSKVSQLIHHLLNRLQVIVDEQHLDFLLAYTISAIHQCSSWTHMEILQALAALVYCNGSKCQKYLPELLGKTGLLMKLSDLAQSDPEVRRAAVHCMANLCLSVPGQPYLEEPYQNICFQAFLTILQSPKSSDMDDITFCMLLQNALKGIQSLLNGGRMKLTQTDELGALLAVLKKFMFHGLPGLNIEMPTVLYPTPLPQYDGRTPIKPQQSESSASRPTLNKKKKSKVKPKKIQQGEEEEKESSGEIEAASVTGTGRVNLHEGNTWSPSSLGVQSLPLDGSGAAGKDGVSSPFSSSSWKRVSSSESDYSDAEGGMQSKMRSYQAKVRQGALVCFLSTIKSIEKKVLYGYWSAFIPDTPELGSPQSVSLMTLTLKDPSPKTRACALQVLSAILEGSKQFLSVAEDTSDHRRAFTPFSVMIASSIRELHRCLLLALVAESSSQTLTQIIKCLANLVSNAPYNRLKLSLLTKVWNQIKPYIRHKDVNVRVSSLTLLGAIVSTHAPLPEVQLLLQQPCSSGLGNSNSATPHLSPPDWWKKAPAGPSLEETSVSSPKGSSEPCWLIRLCISIVVLPKEDSCSGSDAGSAAGSAYEPSPMRLEALQVLALLARGYFSMAQAYLMELGEVICKCMGEADPSIQLHGAKLLEELGTGLIQQYKPDSTVAPEQRVPVFLVVMFWTMMLNGPLPRALQNSEHPTLQASACDALSSILPEAFSSLPNDRQILCITVLLGLNDSKNRLVKAATSRALGVYVLFPCLRQDVIFVADTANAILMSLEDKSLNVRAKAAWSLGNLTDTLIVNMETPDPSFQEEFSGLLLLKMLRSAIEASKDKDKKLP; this comes from the exons ATGGCTGCTGTGCAAGTTGCGGGCTCCTTGCCTTCCGAGCAGCCGCGGGAGGCACCGCGGGAAGCAATCCCTGAGCGAGGCAATGCGTTTCGCCGCTTGTCTGCCAGGCTCTGCGCCCTTCGCCCGGATGACAGCAGCTCCGCCCGCACCGAGATCCACCTGCTCTTCGATCAGCTCATCTCCGAGAACTACAGCGAGGGCAGTGGCGTGGCTCCGGAG gaCGTCAGCGCTCTTCTTGTCCAGGCTTGCCGACTGGTACCTCTTAACCAGAATCATCTTGTCAGCAAAGTGTCCCAGCTTATCCACCATTTACTTAACAGATTACAG GTAATTGTGGATGAACAGCACTTGGATTTCCTGTTGGCGTATACTATTTCGGCTATTCATCAGTGTAGTTCCTGGACACACATGGAAATTCTTCAAGCCCTGGCAGCTCTGGTATACTGCAATGGCTCAAAATGTCAAAAG TACCTCCCAGAGCTACTAGGCAAGACCGGACTCTTAATGAAGTTGAGTGACTTGGCTCAGTCTGATCCTGAAGTCAGGAGAGCTGCAGTACATTGTATGGCAAACTTATGTCTCAG TGTGCCCGGACAGCCATATTTGGAGGAACCCTACCAAAATATCTGTTTCCAAGCTTTCCTGACTATTTTACAATCTCCAAAATCATCTGATATGGATGATATCACATTTTGCATG TTACTGCAAAATGCATTAAAAGGTATACAGTCACTTCTAAATGGTGGGAGAATGAAACTAACGCAGACTGATGAACTTGGAGCACTTTTAGCTGTGCTAAAG AAGTTCATGTTTCACGGACTCCCCGGACTAAACATAGAGATGCCCACGGTGTTGTACCCAACTCCGCTTCCTCAGTATGATGGGCGAACACCTATCAAACCACAGCAATCAGAATCCAGTGCTTCTCGACCAACTTTG aataaaaagaaaaaatccaaagtTAAACCAAAGAAAATCCAgcaaggagaggaggaggaaaaggaatcCAGTGGTGAAATAGAGGCAGCCTCAGTCACTGGCACAGGCAGAGTGAACCTGCATGAAGGGAACACTTGGTCTCCCTCCTCCCTGGGTGTCCAGAGTTTGCCTTTAGATGGAAGTGGAGCTGCAGGAAAAGATGGAGTCTCCTCACCCTTCAGTTCTTCCAGTTGGAAAAGGGTCAGCAGTagtgagtcagactattctgatgcTGAAGGAGGCATGCAGAGTAAAATGAG GTCTTACCAAGCCAAAGTTCGCCAAGGAGccttagtttgttttctttctactaTAAAATCGatagaaaaaaaagttctttatGGCTACTGGTCGGCCTTTATTCCTGATACGCCTGAACTTGGCAGCCCACAATCAGTGTCCTTGATGACTCTTACGTTGAAAGACCCTTCTCCAAAG ACACGTGCCTGTGCTCTGCAAGTTTTATCTGCCATCTTGGAAGGCTCAAAGCAATTTCTTTCTGTTGCTGAAGATACCAGTGACCACAGAAGGGCTTTTACCCCCTTCTCTGTAATGATCGCTTCCAGCATTAGAGAGTTGCACAGATGTCTTTTGTTAGCTTTGGTGGCAGAGTCATCCTCACAGACCCTTACTCAGATAATTAAG TGCCTTGCAAATTTAGTATCAAATGCACCTTATAATCGTCTAAAACTCAGCCTGCTGACCAAAGTCTGGAACCAGATAAAGCCTTATATTCGCCACAAAG ATGTTAATGTTCGCGTGTCAAGTCTCACACTCTTGGGAGCTATAGTGTCCACCCACGCACCTTTACCTGAGGTCCAGCTACTTCTGCAACAGCCATGTTCTTCTGGACTCGGTAATAGCAATTCAGCAACCCCTCACCTCAGCCCTCCTGATTGGTGGAAGAAAGCCCCtgcaggaccctctctggaagAAACGTCAGTTAGCTCACCTAAGGGGTCTTCAGAGCCCTGCTGGCTCATTCGACTCTGCATTTCCATTGTCGTACTGCCCAAGGAGGATTCCTGTTCAGGTAGCGATGCTGGCTCTGCAGCAGGAAGTGCCTACGAACCATCCCCCATGCGACTGGAGGCCTTACAG GTATTGGCTCTTCTGGCAAGGGGCTACTTTTCAATGGCTCAGGCCTACTTGATGGAGCTTGGAGAGGTGATTTGCAAGTGCATGGGGGAAGCAGATCCATCCATTCAGCTTCATGGAGCAAAG CTTCTGGAAGAACTGGGCACAGGCTTAATACAGCAGTATAAACCAGATTCTACTGTAGCACCTGAGCAGAGAGTGCCAGTCTTCTTG GTGGTGATGTTCTGGACTATGATGCTGAATGGTCCTTTACCCAGAGCCCTGCAGAATTCGGAGCACCCAACTCTCCAGGCGAGCGCCTGTGATGCCCTGTCTTCCATCTTGCCAGAGGCCTTCAGCAGTCTGCCG AATGACAGGCAGATCCTGTGCATCACAGTGCTGCTCGGACTGAATGACAGCAAGAATCGCTTAGTGAAAGCTGCAACCTCACGGGCCCTGGGAGTCTATGTGCTTTTTCCCTGTCTCAGACAG GATGTCATATTTGTTGCAGACACAGCAAATGCAATATTGATGTCACTTGAAGACAAGTCTCTGAATGTTCGAGCCAAAGCAGCCTGGTCCCTGGGCAACCTGACAGACACGCTGATTGTCAACAT GGAAACACCAGACCCAAGTTTCCAGGAAGAGTTCTCTGGTCTCCTGCTCTTGAAAATGTTGCGATCAGCTATAGAAGCATCCAAGGATAAAGACAAG AAGCTGCCATGA